The window TGAACTtttactgtacacacaacacaaaagcttcaaatacagaaaacaaccTAACTAATTAATCTTTGTTTCAAGtacaacacattaaaatcaGTTATAATTTGATCAGAGTATTCTatgtgcaaaacacaaaaaacacactaacATGTACAGTTtgtaacaaaacaaatactgaGAAAAATGTTACCTGATCAAAGTATTCAAACAATCATAAAACAATCTGTCTTCAAGAAAGTGTCCGAAAAAGGACTTTCAGTCTTTTCTGTGCAAATGTCAGGATTATAGACTGGGTAGTGGGACAGGAGCAGATGCTCCAGTGGTCATTTCCCTTAAGAAAGATCAAAGTGCTTCTGTGTATCAACAACCTTGGAGAATCCATCTATTGTACATTGAAGGGAGATGGATGAGGAAAGAAAATGTAGTTGTAGGGCTCATGGACACAGTCAAGTCTGCAGAGCTGAGAGACGTCGCTCAATGCACTGCTTACCTGAGAACAACAGAGAGATTGAGAAATTCAGATTATAATAAAACCTAGTCAAGGCAAGCACAATAATACTGTAAAGACGATTCATCATTGTGACAgtatgggaaatacatttatatatggTGTGATTCTGGCATTTTAAACTCCTGTctttgtgatttgtgtgtcaTAATGTTTCCACATACATTTATCTATGCTGTCAATGTCCTTTTGCTCCGTGATGACTCGGGACAGACCCTCCATCAGCAGAAGGGCTTTATGGTAGCGCTGGACTGATGCTGTACCATAGTGGAACATCTCATCTAAAGCTGCAGACTGTACCTGAATGCGGtaagaacacacacagtcaagCTACGATAAAGATACATGCAGGATAGAATTTGATTTGGAGTAAATGTCAACATCCCCTGCTACAAGGTGAGCTCACCATGTGCACAGTGTAGTTGTAGATGAGCTTCTCTGCTGTGAGTCCATTGAAGCGGTCCATAAGCTTCTGTTTGTCAAGCAGGAAACTCTGAAGCCGATTGGTGAGGGAGCGACAACATGTTACGCAGGTCTTGTACAACTCATTCAGCTTCTTGATTACTGCAATCAGAAAATACAGCACACAAAgacatttcattattattattattatcatataacTGACACTTATCAAGCttcaacataacataacaattCTCTCTTCATTTTGAGTACCACAACAAAAATACTTGCATAGGTCAAGCTGCTCAAGGCAATACTCCACCAAAGTCTATCTGAACAGTATTCATCCCATGTTAAACTGTCAgttacaattaattaattttcactgccataaaaatatttaaaatgtccaTAGAAACTTCTGAAACTGTTCCTACAGAATAATCCATTTTTCTAATGTCATTCTGTATGCTGGTGAAAAAGTCATTTGGAACATACTGAGCGTACAGATTAATAGCATATAGGTCAATTAAGATGCTTGACAAGCGCCTGTTTTGATATATTCTGTCTGCCATTAGTACACAAAAGTTGAGTGCTTGATGCTTAAAACCAGAGGTCACCAGTCTCACCTTGTTTGACTGTGGCAGAGGGAAGGACTCGACCTTGCTTGATATTCCCTTTAGCACTGTGCAGTGCTGCTGACAGAAACTCTTCAGCCTTCATGTACAACACTAACTGCTCTGCATAGCTGGAAAGTGAACATGagaaacagaatattttcaaGAAACTTTGTGAAGAGAGGGGAGCTACTGTACATGTTGATAAAGTGTAAAAATCCTCATGCTTCTCACCTCCACTCTCTACTTAAGAGGCTGATCTGATCTGTCACCAAACTCTGCTCTAAAAAGGAAACATCAGGACTGCTGATGGTATCCAGCCCTGGCTCCTTAGAAGAAGCCAATTCCATAACACAGTGGACAAAAGCCAAGGTGAAACGGAGGTCACTCAGAGCATCTGTGTGTGCCTGCTGTGAAGAattgaacaaataaaatattgtgaATACTGAAGCTGATCATGTGGAATCTGAGTGTGCctattttatgttcatttgCAAATAATTCTTCATGCCTGTAACTTCAAAACAACCAGCAGGATTCCCTTCATCTCACAGTCACAGCGTAGTATTTGTCTGTACCTCCATCAGTGTATCTTCAGGCAGCTCTGGAGGGTGAAAGACCAGATTACAGTGTGGAGTAGCATCCATTGCTTCAGTCTCACTGTTTCTACGGCTTCCTCGCTGAAGAAGGCGACTGTTGAGTAGCCAGGCTGAGTTAATGTAGCTGGGGGAGCCTGCATTTAAGAAAAAGACAAACCCAACATAACCTTGAACATCTGAAATACGAGGAATAAAAAGAGCAAGCATGTCATTCGCTGCGCTTACAGCAAACTGTAACTTTAATGTGACCAATCACAGTTTGTTCTTTTACATGCTCAATGTTAAAATGGTTTACTTTCAAATTTACCTGGTTAACAATACTTCTGTACTTGTGTTTCACTTTAGATTGTTTCATTGGAGAATAACATCTTACTTAATTTGAATAAATGGTCTGAATGAACACTAATCTGGAAAAATTCTTGATAAAAGTATAGCCTCAATCATGGATCACTCAGAAATATAATTAAGAGGCTTTTCATAAACCTCCTACAACACAAGCTAAAATAAAGGTTAGACATGAATGCACTCAATAGTCCGTCAATATTTAGGGTAGTTACTGTAAGTAGAACATATACCTGTGAACATCCTTGATACCACAGTATCAGGAGGAGTGTTTTCTTTGTATGGAGAACCCACAGTGAAGACTGCAACAGGCGAGCTGTCAGGGGAAGGAAATCCTGTATGACAACCAGTAGGTGGAGCTGTGGGGATGAATAAGAATAGTCAAATGGCTATGATGGCCTTGGCCCAGTAAATACTCTGGCCATTGTCACTATGGTAGTTACATCAAAATAGGCATCTTGTAATTAATGCATGTTGCCAACACGTTTTAAAGTAGGTATTGATTTCATTATCACCTGAGACCTTTAGGACGTTACAGTTTTTATGAATTGGCCTGTTATGCTTATCCgtaactacaacaacaactaTATAGTCTGAAGTACTGGTAAATAAACCTAAAGACTGCTACCTGTGGTGTCCATGCTCTTCTCATAGCCGAGGCTGTCGTCACTTCCTTCATCTAGAAGTTGAGCTCCAAAGGCGGCCTTGAGAAGCATGTCAGACAGCCTGCCTGTGCTCAGTGATCTGGATATccaatacaaacacagacaccgtCATGAgcatttaataatttatcacACGGCATATcttttatactgtgtgtgacatTGCTATGTGCCAGATGGCAGGTTTTCATATCAATGACGTAGTCTGAAGTAGAAGTGGGTTAttgaaatgaacacaaacaaatcacattcacattAATCACATTTCATTCTGTTGTCATATGACTACAGAATGTTTTTTACAATATTGTTACATAGCAATaacagttataataataatattaatttatagACATTACACTGCTCTGACCTTTTAGCAGGGCCAATTTTATTGGCTGATTTCCTGCTGAGGTCAGTCTGGGTAGCAGGAGACAGATCAAGGGACTGCAGGTCCGGGACTGTCCTGATTCGGCTGGGCATTCTTGAGTGAACCTGCTTGTTAGAACCATTTGAAAATTCTGAGCCTTGACTGGAATGAAGGTGTGTAgatgacaaaatatttattttttgatattcTCTTTCTGTAATAGAGATGTTTTAGAATCTGACCTTGGGGATGAAAGTGTCCTGCATGTCAGGAGAGACAGCAAACCGCCCAGTTCTTgtacagagagggagagactgcTCTGGGGTCTTTGGCGTAGTTCCCACTAGTGAATAGAGCATTACAGATATTAATTCATATGTAAAAACAGTGAGAAAGGTCTGTTTATTAAGTCAACAGTATTCATTGGAACACTTTTGCTCTTATTAAAAATATcatcaacactgaaacatgCTCAGGCATAATCTCTGGGTGTTGTCAAAAGGCCTAAATAAAAGTACATGAGTCATGTAGAGAGAAAGTGGGTACAGAGGAAATCAAATGATAACACTTAATCACAAAACAACTCCTGGAATGCACATATTTTTGCTGTATATCAATGTCAGATGGAATTTTTGTTCACACCCAAATGGCTGTGGTGGCCAACAAGTAACATTACTCTTAAAAGATTGCCATGTACTGTGTTTAGCTGCAGTATTGGGACAGAATTGGTTGACTTAAGgtaaaacaaaagcagattAAGATGCTTACCAAGTGGGGAGGACTGCTGTGGTCTGGCTCCTCCAGTTGCCAGCCTTGAGGAGTAGGGGTTGAAGCCTGAAGCCGGAGATCTAGACCCTCCACATTGTGGTGAGCTTTCATTGCTGCTCCCAGCACAGCAGAGTGTGACCCTGAATGATATGAGGAATAGTTAGGCAGAGAAGAACGGGTAATAACCAGACAATAGGGTGCGGTGGGTACAGAGATAAAACAGCTGAGCAGTTGCACATACCTGGTGGAGCCATGAAGGCCTACAGGCTGCACCATACGCTGGTAGTTTTGGATCTGAGTTGGGACAGGAATGGGCTCCGAGCGACTGCGGTTACTGCCGCCGAATTCAACAGGCTTGCTGTATGGATAAAAGAGCAATGGGCAATTAGGAGTATATTTGatgatttcaaaataaatgtaaaacagtagtGGGATTGACAGTATTTTGTGCCATTTTCAGCCTCTTAATCTACCTCTGAACACTTCCATCTTCAACCCACCAAAATCTAAACCAGGCTGACTTCCTCTTACCTAGCAAGCTTGGAGGGACAGTGTAGCAGGGGAGACGGGGGAGGCATCCTGTCTGCAGCTCCGGGACCTCTCTCAGCCAGTAGTGAGGTCCTGGAAAAAGCATAAAGACAGACATTTGTTAGCTCTGCCTGcacaaattaataataattactaACATTAATTTTTAcatgacattttcaaacaaatctGTTCTGCATTCTTTCTACAGCAAGTGGATATTTGGATGCTTCCCTTCAAGATGACAGACTGccactgtgtttttgtaaatataaaacagaagaaatcaTCAATCTTATTATTCTCCTTATTtctacaaaaataaatctgtaatacTAACAAGTAAACTGAGAAAGCCCACAAGGGATACAGTAATGTACAATGGAATCATCcacataataaaatgtgttgaaCTCACCCGCTGTATATCAGGCAACTCTCAATGGGT is drawn from Thunnus albacares chromosome 2, fThuAlb1.1, whole genome shotgun sequence and contains these coding sequences:
- the ulk1a gene encoding serine/threonine-protein kinase ULK1a; the encoded protein is MESVGKFEFSRKDLIGHGAFAVVFKGRHKEKRDWEVAVKCINKKNLAKSQSLLGKEIKILKELKHENIVRLLDYQEMGGCVYLVMEYCNGGDLAEYLHSKGTLSEDTIRVFLQQIAQAMKVLQSKGILHRDLKPQNILLCHTEGRRSSPINTCIKIADFGFARHLQTNTMAATLCGSPMYMAPEVIMSQNYDAKADLWSIGTIIYQCLTGKAPFHASTPQELRLFYESNRTLLPSIPKETSSNLRHLLLRLLQRNHKERITFDEFFHHPFLETSSSTKKCSPAPMLSYPSSGSGSSSSSSSTSHLASLQHSDGEMHRLQPKVPCSPTQDTPGFLLKEIANRDSRNASSYTEDYVMVPAQFLSEYTCEAEGGSPIESCLIYSGTSLLAERGPGAADRMPPPSPLLHCPSKLASKPVEFGGSNRSRSEPIPVPTQIQNYQRMVQPVGLHGSTRVTLCCAGSSNESSPQCGGSRSPASGFNPYSSRLATGGARPQQSSPLVGTTPKTPEQSLPLCTRTGRFAVSPDMQDTFIPKVHSRMPSRIRTVPDLQSLDLSPATQTDLSRKSANKIGPAKRSLSTGRLSDMLLKAAFGAQLLDEGSDDSLGYEKSMDTTAPPTGCHTGFPSPDSSPVAVFTVGSPYKENTPPDTVVSRMFTGSPSYINSAWLLNSRLLQRGSRRNSETEAMDATPHCNLVFHPPELPEDTLMEQAHTDALSDLRFTLAFVHCVMELASSKEPGLDTISSPDVSFLEQSLVTDQISLLSREWSYAEQLVLYMKAEEFLSAALHSAKGNIKQGRVLPSATVKQVIKKLNELYKTCVTCCRSLTNRLQSFLLDKQKLMDRFNGLTAEKLIYNYTVHMVQSAALDEMFHYGTASVQRYHKALLLMEGLSRVITEQKDIDSIDKCKQCIERRLSALQT